In Oryza brachyantha chromosome 1, ObraRS2, whole genome shotgun sequence, the following are encoded in one genomic region:
- the LOC102711749 gene encoding ras-related protein Rab7, with protein sequence MSTSRRRTLLKVIVLGDSGVGKTSLMNQYVHKKFSQQYKATIGADFVTKEVLIEDRLVTLQIWDTAGQERFQSLGVAFYRGADCCVLVYDVNANRSFDTLNTWHDEFLNQASPSDPKTFPFILLGNKIDVDGGKSRVVSEKKAMEWCASKGNIPYFETSAKEDRNVDSAFLSVAKLALEHERDQDIYFQTVVADPVPEAEQRSGCAC encoded by the exons ATGTCGACGTCGCGCAGGAGAACCCTCCTCAAGGTCATCGTCCTCGGCGACAGCGG GGTCGGGAAGACGTCGCTTATGAACCA ATATGTTCACAAGAAGTTCAGCCAGCAGTACAAAGCTACAATTGGTGCAGATTTCGTCACCAAGGAGGTCCTCATTGAAGACAGGCTCGTGACTCTGCAG ATCTGGGACACTGCAGGGCAGGAGAGATTCCAGAGTCTTGGTGTTGCGTTTTACAGAGGGGCAGATTGTTGTGTGCTCGTCTATGATGTTAATGCTAATAGGTCATTTGACACACTCAACACATGGCATGATGAGTTCCTCAACCAA GCTAGCCCGTCAGATCCCAAAACTTTTCCATTCATCTTACTTGGGAACAAGATTGATGTAGATGGAGGGAAAAGCAGAGTG GTTTCTGAGAAGAAAGCAATGGAGTGGTGTGCTTCCAAAGGCAATATTCCTTATTTTGAAACTTCTGCAAAAGAGGACCGCAATGTCGACAGTGCGTTCTTGTCTGTTGCTAAGCTTGCCTTAGAGCATGAGCGTGACCAGGACAT CTACTTCCAGACAGTTGTTGCAGATCCTGTTCCAGAGGCAGAACAGAGAAGTGGATGTGCATGCTAG